The Maledivibacter sp. genome includes a region encoding these proteins:
- a CDS encoding NERD domain-containing protein codes for MGEKNVYYELKNSFLPIVCLHNLHIKHENYEAQIDFLIVTNKFICILETKKLSGDILVNDNGDFIRQIKNSEGNIIKKEGIYSPITQNERHVRIVKDLLMKNNMIKNCPVISMVVMADPKNIVNTRYAPQNVKYKLIKYDQLTRKLRNLLRAYKNVGMPYQTIMDIAEFLKDRNTDKKQHYILSKYNSLVTKEENESYLTSKFQKGVKVIDNKEQLTIDLKEFRLNRSRQEKIKPYYIFNNKQMEDLIKRMPKTKEELLKVSGFGPVKTEKYGDEIISIILRY; via the coding sequence ATTGGTGAAAAAAATGTATATTATGAATTAAAAAATTCATTTTTACCAATTGTTTGCTTACATAATTTACATATAAAACACGAGAATTATGAGGCACAAATTGATTTTTTGATAGTTACAAATAAATTTATTTGTATATTGGAGACAAAAAAATTAAGTGGCGATATATTGGTTAATGATAATGGTGATTTTATTCGACAAATTAAAAACTCAGAGGGAAATATAATAAAAAAAGAAGGAATATATAGTCCGATAACTCAGAATGAAAGACATGTTAGAATTGTTAAAGATTTATTGATGAAAAATAATATGATTAAAAACTGTCCAGTTATTTCAATGGTAGTTATGGCAGATCCTAAAAACATTGTTAACACTAGATATGCACCACAAAATGTCAAATATAAATTAATTAAATACGATCAACTTACTAGAAAATTAAGAAATCTACTTAGGGCATACAAAAATGTTGGTATGCCTTATCAAACAATTATGGATATAGCAGAGTTCCTGAAGGACAGGAATACAGATAAAAAACAGCATTATATATTATCAAAATATAATTCCTTAGTTACTAAAGAAGAAAATGAAAGTTACCTTACTTCCAAATTCCAAAAAGGAGTTAAAGTAATTGATAATAAAGAACAACTAACTATTGATTTAAAAGAATTTAGACTAAATAGATCAAGACAGGAAAAGATAAAACCCTATTATATTTTCAATAACAAGCAAATGGAAGACTTAATAAAGAGAATGCCTAAAACTAAAGAAGAATTACTTAAAGTTTCAGGATTTGGACCTGTTAAAACTGAAAAATATGGAGATGAGATTATTAGTATAATCTTGAGATATTAG